The following proteins come from a genomic window of Thiothrix unzii:
- the erpA gene encoding iron-sulfur cluster insertion protein ErpA has translation MTVETATPSPLVFTDAAATKVKALIQDEGNDALKLRVFVQGGGCSGFQYGFTFDENMNEDDTAVENGGVTLLIDPMSFQYMVGAEIDYTEGLEGAQFVIRNPNATTTCGCGSSFSA, from the coding sequence ATGACGGTTGAAACCGCAACCCCTTCCCCGTTGGTATTTACTGACGCGGCGGCAACTAAAGTAAAAGCCCTGATTCAAGACGAGGGCAATGACGCGCTGAAATTGCGCGTATTCGTACAAGGCGGCGGTTGTTCCGGCTTCCAGTACGGTTTTACTTTTGACGAAAACATGAACGAAGACGATACCGCAGTCGAAAATGGCGGCGTAACGTTGTTGATTGATCCGATGAGCTTCCAGTACATGGTTGGTGCAGAAATTGACTACACCGAAGGTCTGGAAGGTGCGCAATTCGTGATTCGTAACCCGAATGCAACCACGACTTGTGGTTGTGGGTCTTCTTTCAGCGCGTAA
- a CDS encoding carboxymuconolactone decarboxylase family protein: MLAPSFMDSLKKARTYGLGEFLEIIGELSQESTKKGVIDRKHKELITLGIALAKDCHRCIDIHTDAAIRMGATETEMLQVRKVALYTQASPEYRQTELWQAWAGSWREFSLSKGCIDRRCRELVGLGIAIVKQEARLIEMHTQAAMEYGATPEEIFEVMPIALLMDGAPALSQIPQLVHALDLAQAATQAQAA; the protein is encoded by the coding sequence ATGTTAGCACCTAGCTTTATGGATTCCTTAAAAAAAGCACGCACTTACGGCTTAGGGGAATTCCTAGAAATTATTGGTGAGCTTTCCCAAGAAAGCACCAAAAAAGGCGTGATCGACCGCAAACATAAAGAACTGATTACCCTCGGCATTGCCCTCGCCAAAGACTGCCACCGTTGCATCGACATTCACACCGACGCGGCTATTCGCATGGGAGCAACCGAAACCGAAATGCTCCAAGTGCGTAAAGTGGCACTGTATACCCAAGCCAGCCCAGAATACCGTCAGACGGAATTGTGGCAAGCATGGGCAGGTTCATGGCGCGAATTTTCCTTGAGTAAAGGTTGTATTGATCGCCGTTGCCGCGAATTAGTCGGCTTAGGGATTGCTATCGTCAAGCAAGAAGCGCGTTTAATCGAAATGCACACGCAAGCAGCGATGGAATACGGCGCGACCCCCGAAGAAATCTTTGAAGTTATGCCGATTGCATTGTTGATGGATGGTGCACCAGCACTGTCACAAATCCCCCAATTAGTGCACGCGCTCGATCTGGCGCAAGCGGCGACACAGGCTCAGGCGGCGTAA
- a CDS encoding type IV toxin-antitoxin system AbiEi family antitoxin domain-containing protein — protein sequence MQALTEKLLFHPYRERILDETQLAHLMGGTSARRYGLTNRALQAGELQRLMRGLYVLPQRFRQTRLHPFVIAQRLYPTSYVSFETALAWHGWIPEAVHTVASVTPGRKTLQYQADGFGLFTYHPLALHKGYFLVQVARIELEGQAALLANPLRALLDWACFHKQPWQGLAFLQDSLRIESESLARITATDITNLRYVYKHQAVQHWLMQLCVALQLNGEAV from the coding sequence ATGCAAGCATTAACCGAAAAACTGCTATTCCACCCCTACCGCGAACGCATTCTGGATGAAACCCAGTTAGCACACCTAATGGGGGGCACATCCGCTCGCCGTTATGGTTTGACCAACCGTGCGTTGCAAGCGGGTGAACTGCAACGTCTGATGCGCGGTTTATACGTATTGCCGCAACGTTTCCGGCAAACCCGCTTGCATCCCTTTGTGATTGCCCAACGATTATACCCCACCAGTTACGTATCGTTTGAAACCGCTCTAGCATGGCACGGCTGGATTCCTGAAGCCGTTCATACCGTTGCGAGTGTGACACCGGGGCGTAAAACCTTGCAGTACCAAGCGGATGGTTTCGGGTTGTTTACCTATCATCCGCTGGCATTACACAAGGGTTATTTTCTGGTGCAAGTGGCGCGGATTGAATTGGAAGGACAAGCAGCTCTGCTGGCAAATCCGTTACGTGCTTTGTTGGACTGGGCGTGTTTTCACAAGCAACCTTGGCAAGGCTTGGCGTTTTTGCAAGATAGCCTGCGGATTGAATCGGAATCCCTTGCCCGCATTACTGCGACAGACATCACTAACTTGCGCTACGTTTACAAGCATCAAGCCGTGCAGCACTGGTTAATGCAGTTGTGTGTCGCGTTGCAACTCAACGGGGAAGCTGTCTAA
- a CDS encoding MFS transporter, producing the protein MTTTQSSTRAIWAWAFYDWANSAFITTVMVVFFPIFFREYWAKGLPSEAITLHLGTANALASLSIMLLAPFLGTVADQGGVKKPMMAGFVTLGVCATLGLTVVGESQWQWAMFGFVLAVVGFLGANIFYDALLVDVAERPAFNRVSALGYGLGYLGGGLLFGLCVLLTLHPTWFGLPDATQAVRWAFGVTAVWWAVFSIPLWRWVRERAPAQAQRPAFVPLLRLSGKQLLETFRHIRQLRVVWVFLLAYWFYIDGVDTVILMAVDYGKSLGFATANLITALLMTQFIAFPAALVFGWLGNRWGAKRGILLGLAGYVVITLMAVRMDSVSQFYVLALSVGLVQGGVQALSRSLYASLIPQDQAAEFFGFYNMLGKFAAVLGPLLVGWVGVLTGSPRLGLLAVLLLFGVGAWLLWKVPSVER; encoded by the coding sequence ATGACGACCACTCAATCATCAACCCGCGCTATTTGGGCGTGGGCATTCTACGACTGGGCGAATTCCGCCTTTATCACGACCGTCATGGTGGTGTTTTTCCCCATTTTTTTCCGTGAATACTGGGCTAAAGGGTTGCCGTCGGAGGCGATTACCTTGCACTTGGGTACGGCAAACGCGCTGGCGAGTTTGTCGATTATGTTGCTCGCGCCGTTTTTAGGCACGGTGGCGGATCAAGGCGGGGTGAAAAAGCCGATGATGGCGGGCTTTGTGACGCTGGGGGTGTGCGCTACCTTGGGGTTAACCGTGGTTGGTGAAAGCCAGTGGCAATGGGCGATGTTTGGCTTTGTACTGGCGGTAGTGGGTTTCTTGGGGGCGAATATTTTTTACGATGCCTTGCTGGTGGATGTTGCCGAACGACCGGCGTTTAACCGGGTGTCGGCCTTGGGCTACGGTTTGGGGTATCTGGGCGGCGGTTTGTTATTCGGTTTGTGTGTGTTGCTGACTTTGCATCCCACTTGGTTTGGTTTGCCGGATGCAACGCAGGCGGTGCGCTGGGCATTCGGGGTAACAGCAGTGTGGTGGGCGGTGTTTTCTATTCCGTTATGGCGTTGGGTGCGGGAACGTGCGCCAGCGCAGGCACAGCGTCCGGCTTTCGTGCCATTGCTGCGACTTTCAGGTAAACAATTGTTGGAAACCTTCCGCCATATTCGCCAGTTACGGGTGGTGTGGGTGTTCTTGCTGGCGTATTGGTTTTACATCGACGGGGTGGATACAGTCATTTTGATGGCGGTGGATTACGGTAAATCGCTGGGATTTGCTACCGCTAACCTGATTACCGCATTGTTGATGACGCAGTTTATTGCGTTTCCGGCGGCTTTGGTTTTTGGTTGGTTGGGTAATCGTTGGGGTGCTAAACGTGGGATTTTGCTGGGGTTGGCGGGTTACGTGGTGATTACCCTGATGGCAGTGCGGATGGATTCGGTGTCGCAATTTTATGTGCTGGCGTTGAGCGTGGGCTTGGTGCAGGGCGGGGTGCAAGCGTTAAGCCGCTCATTGTACGCGAGTTTGATTCCGCAGGATCAAGCGGCGGAGTTTTTCGGCTTTTACAATATGTTGGGTAAATTTGCGGCGGTGCTGGGGCCGTTGTTGGTGGGCTGGGTCGGTGTTTTGACGGGTTCGCCGCGCTTAGGTCTGCTGGCGGTATTATTGTTGTTTGGGGTCGGGGCATGGTTGTTATGGAAAGTGCCGTCAGTGGAGCGTTAA
- a CDS encoding TerC family protein, producing MEWLWDVNIWSALVTLTVLEIVLGIDNIIFLTLLVAKVPEHQREFARRFGLLAAMGTRVLLLLSVAWLARLVEPWFEVMGHSVSGRDLVLLLGGLFLIYKAVTEIHGSLEGGDEVHGPKHIANALPLVIVQIAIIDIVFSLDSVITAVGLADHVAVMVAAIVIAIGVMMFAAKPIGEFVEQHPTVKMLALAFLVLVGVALVAEGMGEEIPKGYLYFAMAFSFGVEMLNLRLHKKSQPVQLHQIYDDERKAAEQTTEQSS from the coding sequence ATGGAATGGTTGTGGGACGTTAATATTTGGAGTGCGCTGGTCACGTTGACAGTGTTGGAAATTGTCTTAGGTATCGACAATATTATTTTCCTGACACTGTTAGTGGCGAAAGTGCCAGAACATCAGCGTGAGTTTGCCCGTCGCTTTGGTCTGTTGGCGGCAATGGGAACGCGGGTGTTGTTATTACTGTCGGTGGCTTGGTTAGCGCGATTGGTGGAGCCGTGGTTTGAAGTCATGGGGCATTCGGTATCTGGGCGCGATTTGGTGTTGCTGCTGGGTGGTTTGTTCCTGATTTACAAGGCCGTTACCGAAATTCACGGCAGTTTGGAAGGCGGCGATGAAGTACACGGCCCCAAACACATTGCTAACGCATTACCGCTGGTGATTGTGCAAATTGCGATTATCGACATTGTGTTCTCACTGGATTCCGTGATTACCGCAGTAGGCTTGGCGGATCATGTCGCGGTCATGGTGGCGGCGATTGTGATTGCGATTGGCGTAATGATGTTTGCGGCAAAACCAATTGGTGAATTTGTGGAACAGCACCCCACCGTGAAAATGCTGGCACTGGCTTTCTTGGTATTGGTCGGGGTGGCATTGGTCGCAGAAGGCATGGGCGAAGAAATTCCTAAAGGCTACCTGTATTTTGCAATGGCATTCTCGTTCGGTGTGGAAATGTTGAATTTGCGCCTGCACAAGAAATCCCAGCCGGTGCAATTGCATCAAATTTACGACGACGAGCGTAAAGCCGCTGAACAAACCACGGAGCAATCATCATAA
- the cls gene encoding cardiolipin synthase, translating into MSAYWNGWVNSGLLLLDILIIAILIPTVVAQRRESGATLAWVLVIVLLPFIGLLGFWLFGTTPLYLRRRKRRKVEEKLADDLERVQAHIPPALPIAGLAPSLLALVAKLDDTGPVSGNAVEIMRDGAQVFAALERSFDAAQHHIHLLYYIWEADFTGIRLREALVRAARRGVKVRLLLDDVGSRQANTAFFAPLVAAGGRVERFLKVNILSRRLNLNNRNHRKVVVVDGYLGFTGGMNVGDVYAGRGEPWRDLHASIEGAVVNSLQEVFCQDWFHATGRNLVNAHYFPSVTARGEIHAQFLASGPADARWQTIYTVLFAAMNLAQRRIWIETPYFVPDRSLLLSLQTAALRGVDVRLLLPGRSDHPLVLYAGRSFIDDLLAAGVRIFELHSAMPHAKAVTVDGVFATLGSANMDQRSFRLNFEGNLFFYGEAIASRLEDDFVSLCAMATEVTSVERETLSQWQRLAENSARILAPLL; encoded by the coding sequence GTGAGTGCTTACTGGAATGGTTGGGTTAACAGCGGGTTATTGCTGCTCGACATCCTGATTATTGCGATTTTGATCCCGACGGTGGTGGCACAACGCCGCGAGTCGGGGGCGACATTGGCGTGGGTCTTGGTGATTGTGTTGCTACCGTTCATCGGTTTGCTGGGCTTTTGGTTGTTTGGCACAACACCCTTGTATTTACGCCGCCGCAAACGCCGCAAGGTTGAAGAAAAACTCGCGGATGATTTGGAACGGGTGCAGGCGCACATTCCCCCGGCGTTGCCGATTGCAGGGCTTGCGCCGTCGTTATTGGCCTTGGTGGCAAAGCTGGATGATACCGGCCCGGTGTCCGGCAATGCGGTGGAAATCATGCGTGACGGGGCGCAGGTATTCGCCGCGTTGGAGCGCAGTTTTGACGCAGCTCAACACCATATTCATTTGCTGTACTACATTTGGGAAGCAGATTTCACCGGGATCCGCTTGCGTGAGGCATTGGTGCGTGCGGCGCGACGCGGGGTGAAGGTGCGTTTATTGCTGGATGACGTGGGTTCGCGCCAAGCAAACACGGCTTTTTTCGCGCCATTGGTGGCTGCGGGTGGGCGCGTTGAACGTTTTCTGAAAGTGAATATCCTGAGTCGGCGTTTGAATCTGAATAACCGCAATCACCGCAAAGTGGTGGTGGTGGATGGTTACTTGGGGTTTACCGGCGGAATGAATGTCGGCGATGTATACGCAGGGCGCGGTGAACCTTGGCGGGATTTGCACGCCAGTATTGAAGGCGCGGTGGTGAATAGCCTGCAAGAGGTGTTTTGTCAGGATTGGTTTCATGCAACCGGGCGCAATTTAGTCAATGCGCACTATTTCCCGTCAGTGACAGCGCGGGGCGAGATTCACGCGCAATTTTTGGCAAGTGGCCCGGCGGATGCGCGGTGGCAAACCATTTACACCGTGTTATTTGCGGCGATGAATTTGGCGCAACGGCGCATCTGGATTGAAACCCCGTATTTTGTGCCGGATCGTTCCTTGTTATTGAGCTTGCAAACGGCGGCATTACGCGGAGTAGATGTGCGCTTGTTATTGCCGGGGCGTTCCGATCACCCCTTGGTGTTGTACGCGGGGCGTTCGTTTATCGACGATTTGTTAGCGGCGGGGGTGCGTATCTTTGAATTGCACAGTGCGATGCCGCACGCTAAAGCAGTAACAGTTGACGGCGTATTTGCCACGCTGGGGTCGGCGAATATGGATCAGCGCAGTTTTCGGCTGAATTTTGAAGGCAATCTGTTTTTTTACGGGGAAGCGATTGCCAGTCGTTTGGAAGATGACTTCGTGAGTTTGTGTGCAATGGCTACCGAAGTGACCAGCGTAGAACGCGAAACCTTGAGTCAATGGCAACGCCTAGCGGAAAATTCCGCGCGAATTCTGGCTCCGTTATTGTAA
- a CDS encoding phasin family protein encodes MQNEMMNIVKQFSDSAMASAKKIGELNMKTFETLAGKQAELVKSCVEMGTKNAEAATKVKDVTELNALQQDVTRTCGEKWVANMREATEMLTSVRDELTAIMEEAAKYTQAGAEQAVEAGKKAATEAVEKTTAAVEKASAEVVEMTKEAAEKTVEATKKAASKAKAA; translated from the coding sequence ATGCAAAACGAAATGATGAACATCGTAAAACAATTCAGTGACAGCGCAATGGCTTCTGCTAAGAAAATTGGCGAACTGAACATGAAGACTTTTGAAACACTGGCTGGCAAGCAAGCTGAACTGGTTAAGTCTTGTGTTGAAATGGGCACTAAGAACGCTGAAGCAGCGACTAAAGTAAAAGACGTTACTGAACTGAACGCACTGCAACAAGACGTTACTCGCACTTGTGGCGAAAAATGGGTTGCTAACATGCGTGAAGCAACTGAAATGCTGACTTCAGTTCGTGACGAACTGACTGCCATCATGGAAGAAGCTGCCAAGTACACTCAAGCAGGTGCTGAGCAAGCTGTAGAAGCTGGTAAGAAAGCTGCTACTGAAGCTGTTGAAAAGACTACTGCTGCTGTTGAAAAAGCATCTGCTGAAGTTGTTGAAATGACTAAAGAAGCTGCTGAAAAGACAGTTGAAGCAACTAAGAAAGCTGCTTCTAAAGCAAAAGCTGCTTAA
- the ppc gene encoding phosphoenolpyruvate carboxylase, producing the protein MNVTTDKPFDVAKLQENIRQFGELLGEVIKEQEGEAVYTTVEKLRRGYIRLRKSNDDATRHELMSLIDALDVDMLEQVIRSFNTFYILSNIVEEDFQHRERRREIQKADSQLWKGSVRRTVLELQQSGMTAPDMQFLMDQMRYTPVFTAHPTEARRRTMMEIQRRIFLVIDQLDNNPEASERESLVRHLKAQIQLMWRTNEVRTRKPTVEDEIRYGLYYFRESLFDAIPIVYRYYERAARIAYGWGAITVPSFLRFGSWIGGDRDGNPFVTPALTRKAIRMQMQLALEEYTRRVRELRSILSHSLEFITPTPEFTAYLQQEDQRIGIGEVVFHYAHESFQQEPYRRLLSIMHHKLHETLKAVNARLEHGHANLSADAYTDVSEFIHELYLIRDSLRSHGDLVIAGRELKDLIRLAETCGFGLYKLDIRQESTIHSETVAEVLKLSGLCHNYLELPENERMEILAELILRPRLPIPHRPKLSERTAETLEIFDSMLEMRNEAGAGIFGTYVISMTHHASHIMEVMLLAHMAGLVGYDENRQLFCHIQISPLFETIDDLKRITEVLSHLLENEAYRACLSASGNMQEVMLGYSDSCKDGGILASNWNLYNAQKEVITLTDSYGVKCRLFHGRGGTVGRGGGPTHEAIIAQPPDTVHGQIKFTEQGEVLAAKYSNVETAVYELGVGTSGLLKASIGLLKKRGAYPEEFHNAMSGIAANGEQKYRQLTDWTPGLMDYFYEATPVQEIALLNIGSRPSHRKKTVRDKGSIRAIPWVFGWAQSRHTLPAWYGIGTALSTFRAAHPDNGKLLERMYDQWPAFRSLLSNTQMALYKGEMDTAKEYAELASDQDSAQKIFADIRSEYELTVAEVLGVARLKGLMEETPLLQYSLQRRDPYLDPLNHIQITLIQRHRQYVAETGNTDSPWLPTLLRTINAIAAGMRNTG; encoded by the coding sequence ATGAATGTCACCACAGACAAGCCATTTGACGTTGCCAAGTTGCAGGAAAATATCCGCCAGTTCGGCGAACTGCTCGGCGAAGTGATTAAAGAACAGGAAGGGGAAGCCGTTTACACCACGGTCGAAAAGCTGCGTCGGGGTTACATCCGCCTGCGCAAAAGCAACGACGATGCCACCCGCCATGAGTTGATGAGCCTCATCGACGCGCTGGATGTGGATATGCTCGAACAGGTAATCCGCTCCTTCAACACCTTCTACATCCTCAGTAATATCGTCGAAGAAGATTTCCAGCACCGTGAACGCCGCCGTGAAATCCAGAAAGCTGACAGCCAATTATGGAAAGGTTCAGTGCGCCGCACCGTGCTGGAATTGCAACAAAGCGGCATGACCGCTCCCGATATGCAATTCCTGATGGATCAAATGCGCTATACACCTGTGTTCACTGCGCACCCTACCGAAGCCCGCCGCCGCACCATGATGGAAATCCAGCGGCGCATCTTCCTCGTGATCGACCAGCTCGACAATAACCCCGAAGCCAGCGAACGCGAATCCCTCGTGCGCCACCTCAAAGCACAAATTCAGCTCATGTGGCGCACCAACGAAGTGCGTACCCGCAAGCCCACAGTAGAAGACGAAATCCGCTACGGCTTGTACTACTTCCGCGAATCGCTGTTCGACGCAATCCCCATCGTGTACCGTTATTACGAACGCGCCGCGCGGATTGCTTACGGCTGGGGCGCGATTACCGTGCCGAGTTTCCTGCGTTTCGGCTCTTGGATTGGTGGCGACCGCGATGGCAACCCGTTTGTAACGCCAGCATTGACCCGCAAAGCCATCCGTATGCAAATGCAACTCGCGTTGGAAGAATACACCCGCCGGGTGCGCGAATTGCGCTCTATCCTCTCGCACTCGCTGGAGTTCATTACCCCAACCCCGGAATTCACCGCGTATTTGCAACAAGAAGACCAACGCATTGGCATTGGTGAAGTCGTGTTTCACTACGCCCATGAAAGTTTCCAGCAAGAACCCTACCGCCGCCTGCTGAGTATCATGCACCACAAGCTGCACGAAACCCTCAAGGCCGTGAATGCGCGACTGGAACACGGGCACGCCAATTTATCGGCAGATGCTTACACTGATGTCTCCGAATTTATCCACGAGCTGTATTTGATTCGCGACTCGCTGCGTAGCCACGGCGACTTAGTGATTGCAGGGCGCGAACTCAAAGACTTGATCCGTTTAGCCGAAACCTGCGGCTTTGGTTTGTACAAACTCGACATCCGTCAAGAATCCACCATTCACAGCGAAACGGTGGCGGAAGTCCTCAAACTTTCCGGCTTGTGCCATAACTACTTGGAACTGCCCGAAAACGAGCGCATGGAGATCCTCGCCGAACTCATTCTGCGCCCGCGTTTGCCAATCCCACACCGCCCCAAACTCAGCGAACGCACCGCCGAAACGCTGGAAATTTTCGACAGCATGTTGGAAATGCGTAACGAAGCCGGAGCGGGCATTTTCGGCACTTACGTCATTTCCATGACCCACCACGCCAGCCACATTATGGAAGTCATGTTGCTGGCACACATGGCGGGCTTGGTGGGCTATGACGAAAACCGCCAACTGTTCTGCCACATCCAGATTTCGCCGCTATTTGAAACCATCGACGACCTCAAGCGCATTACCGAAGTGTTGAGCCACTTGCTGGAAAACGAAGCCTACCGCGCTTGCCTGTCCGCGTCCGGGAATATGCAGGAAGTCATGTTGGGTTATTCCGACTCGTGCAAAGACGGCGGCATCCTCGCCTCAAACTGGAATTTGTACAACGCGCAAAAAGAAGTCATTACCCTCACCGATAGCTACGGGGTGAAATGCCGCTTGTTCCACGGACGCGGCGGCACGGTTGGACGCGGCGGCGGCCCTACCCACGAAGCGATTATTGCGCAACCACCCGACACGGTTCACGGGCAAATAAAGTTCACCGAACAGGGCGAAGTGCTCGCCGCCAAGTACAGTAACGTGGAAACGGCTGTGTACGAACTTGGCGTTGGCACCAGCGGCCTGTTGAAAGCCAGCATCGGTTTGCTGAAAAAACGCGGGGCTTACCCCGAAGAGTTCCACAATGCCATGAGCGGCATTGCTGCCAACGGCGAACAAAAATACCGCCAGTTGACCGACTGGACACCGGGGCTGATGGACTATTTCTATGAAGCCACCCCTGTGCAGGAAATCGCCTTGCTGAACATTGGCTCGCGCCCGTCACACCGCAAAAAAACAGTGCGTGACAAAGGCTCAATCCGCGCCATTCCGTGGGTATTCGGTTGGGCGCAATCGCGTCATACCCTGCCCGCTTGGTACGGCATCGGCACAGCGTTAAGCACCTTCCGTGCTGCGCACCCCGACAACGGTAAACTGTTGGAACGCATGTACGACCAATGGCCTGCATTCCGTTCCTTGCTGAGTAACACCCAAATGGCCTTGTACAAAGGCGAAATGGATACCGCCAAGGAATACGCCGAACTCGCCAGCGATCAGGACAGTGCGCAAAAGATTTTCGCCGACATCCGTAGCGAATACGAGTTGACCGTGGCGGAAGTGTTGGGCGTGGCACGTCTTAAGGGGTTGATGGAAGAAACGCCGTTGCTGCAATATTCACTGCAACGCCGCGACCCTTACCTTGACCCGTTGAACCATATCCAGATTACGCTGATCCAGCGGCATCGGCAGTATGTGGCAGAAACAGGGAATACGGATTCGCCCTGGTTGCCGACGTTGTTGCGGACGATTAATGCGATTGCGGCGGGGATGCGGAATACGGGGTAA
- a CDS encoding esterase-like activity of phytase family protein, giving the protein MRRWRRWFGVGLLLLPTLSAAAAPLWQWQSDVVIPATTVMDVKIGELSGIAWDADEQLLYAVSDRGAVFHFQLTWDGNRISAAEPVYAANLLDSKGQRVRKGRRDSEGLAVLNANNGKAGDSQLLISFEGEPRIIRFTPAGRAIKNMELPRQLGDVRQLRKPNDGLESVAFHSRYGLLTAPESPLKGKPRTLHTLYGLSKSWSFNAYPAENSSITALETLPDGNMLVLERAWSGFPNPLVVSLRYLDFKQCPKKGACPIHDIQVFSSLLALDNFEGLTHVDGNRYLMISDDGGGDWQRTLLTAFTLE; this is encoded by the coding sequence ATGAGGCGATGGCGCAGATGGTTCGGGGTGGGGTTGCTGTTGCTCCCCACCCTGAGCGCGGCAGCCGCACCGCTGTGGCAGTGGCAGAGTGATGTCGTCATTCCCGCTACGACAGTGATGGATGTGAAAATCGGTGAGCTGTCCGGGATAGCTTGGGATGCCGACGAACAATTGTTGTACGCGGTGTCAGATCGCGGTGCGGTATTCCATTTCCAGCTAACTTGGGATGGTAATCGTATCAGTGCGGCAGAACCCGTTTACGCCGCGAATTTGCTGGATAGCAAAGGTCAGCGGGTGCGTAAAGGCCGCCGTGATTCCGAAGGTTTAGCAGTACTCAACGCCAATAATGGTAAAGCCGGTGATAGCCAATTACTGATTTCGTTTGAAGGCGAACCGCGCATTATCCGTTTCACCCCCGCAGGACGCGCCATCAAAAACATGGAATTACCGCGCCAATTAGGTGATGTGCGTCAGTTGCGCAAACCCAATGACGGGCTGGAATCGGTGGCCTTTCACTCACGTTATGGCTTATTGACCGCACCGGAAAGCCCCTTGAAAGGTAAACCGCGCACCTTACATACGCTGTATGGGTTAAGCAAAAGCTGGTCATTTAACGCATACCCAGCGGAAAACAGCAGCATTACCGCGCTTGAAACCTTACCCGATGGCAATATGTTAGTGCTGGAACGAGCATGGTCAGGGTTCCCGAATCCCTTAGTGGTCAGCCTGCGTTATCTGGATTTTAAGCAATGCCCCAAAAAAGGCGCGTGCCCGATTCACGATATACAGGTATTTTCCAGCCTCCTCGCGTTGGATAATTTTGAAGGCTTAACCCACGTTGATGGCAACCGTTACCTGATGATCAGTGATGACGGTGGCGGAGATTGGCAGCGCACGCTGTTAACCGCCTTTACCCTTGAGTAA
- a CDS encoding nucleotidyl transferase AbiEii/AbiGii toxin family protein: MLELLQQRLDRYQAKDPLQEEQALKEIMQEIALYALWQAGFFEVAAFQGGTSLRILHQLPRFSEDLDFLLKQPDPAFAWEKYLQPLLAVFELFGLRPEVLDKSRMDQAVRKALLKDDSIAGQLNLSFYAGLGNPARHLKIKLEVDVNPPAGSGFGYSYLDFPLDFEVCHQDLASNFALKIHALLCRPYLKGRDWYDFAWYVKQGVAPNLLHLQAALQQSGAWAGQGIVVDTAWLQATLTTKISTINWKKAVSDVERFVPLWERPALQLWSERFFLQKLAHLPFTPYSASPPQSH, encoded by the coding sequence ATGCTGGAATTGTTACAACAACGTCTTGACCGTTATCAAGCGAAAGACCCGCTGCAAGAAGAGCAGGCATTAAAAGAAATCATGCAAGAGATTGCTCTCTATGCTTTGTGGCAGGCTGGTTTTTTTGAGGTGGCAGCATTTCAGGGTGGAACGAGCTTACGCATTTTGCATCAACTGCCACGCTTTTCCGAAGACTTGGATTTTTTGCTGAAGCAACCTGACCCTGCATTCGCATGGGAAAAGTATTTACAACCGCTATTGGCGGTCTTTGAGCTTTTTGGTTTGCGCCCGGAAGTATTGGATAAAAGCCGTATGGATCAGGCTGTCCGTAAAGCATTGCTCAAGGATGATTCGATTGCCGGTCAACTCAACCTGTCGTTTTATGCAGGACTTGGTAATCCGGCACGCCACTTGAAAATCAAGCTGGAGGTAGATGTGAATCCGCCAGCTGGTTCAGGGTTTGGGTACAGTTATCTGGATTTCCCGCTGGATTTCGAGGTTTGCCATCAGGATTTGGCGAGTAACTTTGCCTTGAAAATTCACGCGCTGCTGTGTCGCCCCTATTTGAAAGGGCGTGATTGGTATGATTTCGCTTGGTATGTCAAGCAAGGCGTTGCGCCCAATCTGCTGCATTTGCAGGCAGCTTTACAACAATCTGGCGCGTGGGCAGGGCAGGGAATCGTGGTAGATACCGCTTGGTTGCAAGCAACACTGACCACCAAAATCAGTACGATTAACTGGAAAAAGGCGGTCAGTGATGTGGAGCGTTTTGTACCGTTATGGGAACGCCCCGCGCTACAATTGTGGAGTGAGCGTTTCTTCCTGCAAAAACTGGCTCACCTGCCGTTTACCCCGTATTCCGCATCCCCGCCGCAATCGCATTAA